In the genome of Prosthecobacter algae, one region contains:
- a CDS encoding DUF1080 domain-containing protein yields the protein MNMRLLHLCAALAASSLFAAEPVTQTINVLDLMKAGEVEYHINPKADFHDPASEVFQLKDGLLNISGKGYGYMVTKEGYKDYHLVVDFKWGPKTWGKRADRARDNGILVHSYGPHGAFGDTWMASIEAQIIEGGIGDILVLSPKLADGTELTTSLKAEFELDRDKEKRWKKGAPLQEVTKGRINWEKRDEDWADKIDFRGKNDTDSPVGEWNRMEVIAKGDTLEYFVNGQLVNAAFECKPAEGRICIQTEGAEMIVRRYELHPLGQFKEKWTTGK from the coding sequence ATGAATATGCGCCTTCTACATCTCTGTGCCGCTTTGGCCGCCTCCTCGCTGTTCGCCGCCGAACCAGTCACCCAAACCATCAATGTGCTGGACCTCATGAAAGCCGGCGAGGTGGAATACCACATCAATCCGAAAGCTGACTTTCATGATCCCGCTAGCGAAGTCTTTCAGCTCAAGGACGGCCTGCTGAACATCAGCGGCAAAGGCTACGGCTACATGGTCACCAAGGAAGGGTACAAGGACTACCACCTGGTGGTGGATTTCAAATGGGGTCCGAAGACCTGGGGCAAGCGTGCGGACCGTGCCCGCGACAATGGCATTCTGGTCCACAGCTACGGACCGCATGGCGCTTTTGGCGATACTTGGATGGCCAGTATCGAGGCGCAGATCATCGAAGGCGGCATTGGCGACATCTTGGTTCTTTCTCCCAAACTGGCCGATGGCACCGAACTGACCACCAGCCTGAAGGCCGAATTTGAACTGGACCGCGACAAGGAGAAGCGCTGGAAAAAAGGCGCTCCTCTCCAGGAAGTGACCAAAGGCCGCATCAACTGGGAGAAGCGCGACGAAGACTGGGCGGACAAGATTGATTTCCGGGGCAAGAACGATACGGACTCGCCAGTGGGTGAGTGGAACCGCATGGAAGTCATCGCCAAAGGCGACACGCTGGAATACTTCGTCAACGGTCAACTCGTCAATGCCGCCTTTGAGTGCAAGCCTGCCGAAGGCCGCATCTGCATCCAGACAGAAGGCGCAGAGATGATCGTTCGCCGTTATGAACTTCATCCGTTAGGCCAGTTCAAGGAAAAGTGGACGACTGGCAAGTAG
- the rpiB gene encoding ribose 5-phosphate isomerase B, whose product MSTSTASDLPQKLAIGSDHGGLGLKDAVVAHLQSSGYAVQDFGTHSADSVDYPDYAELVTQSVLSGDADAGILVCTTGIGMSIAANRHPGIQASLVSDAETAAITREHNDSNVLCLAAKTTSEATTKDILNAWLKTPFAGGRHGRRVAKMNTQPQLHPLTILETADPAVAEIVRGEQHRQQNNIELIASENFTSKAVMAAQGSCLTNKYAEGYPGKRWYGGCEEVDKVEQLAIDRVCKLFGAKYANVQPHSGSQANAAVYFSVLQPGDKVLGMNLAHGGHLTHGNPANFSGRFYNFCQYGVRQDNELIDYDELAEVAKREQPKMITAGASAYPRIIDFKKMSEIAKSVGAYLFVDMAHIAGLVAGGQHPNPMEYADFVTSTTHKSLRGPRGGIVLTNNEDLIKKINSQVFPGVQGGPLMHVIAAKAVCFGECLKPEFVEYTQQVVKNARALAARLAELGYRIVSGGTDNHLMLVDLRPRGLNGKVASETLDHAGITVNKNGIPFDTEKITLGGGIRIGTPAVTTRGMKEAEMVQIANWIDRALTNKDNAEVLASIRAEIASVNERFPLP is encoded by the coding sequence ATGAGCACATCCACCGCCTCAGACCTGCCCCAGAAACTCGCCATTGGTTCCGACCACGGCGGTCTGGGCCTGAAGGACGCCGTCGTCGCCCATCTCCAAAGCAGCGGTTATGCCGTTCAGGATTTCGGTACTCATTCGGCCGATTCCGTGGACTACCCGGATTACGCTGAACTGGTCACCCAGAGCGTCCTTTCGGGTGATGCCGATGCAGGCATCCTCGTCTGTACCACAGGCATCGGCATGAGCATCGCCGCCAATCGCCATCCTGGCATCCAGGCCAGCCTCGTCAGCGATGCTGAAACCGCCGCCATCACCCGCGAGCACAATGACTCCAATGTCCTGTGCCTTGCTGCCAAAACCACTTCCGAAGCCACCACCAAAGACATCCTCAACGCCTGGTTGAAGACGCCCTTTGCCGGAGGCCGCCACGGACGCCGAGTCGCCAAAATGAACACCCAGCCCCAACTCCACCCCCTCACCATCCTTGAAACCGCTGATCCAGCCGTCGCCGAAATCGTGCGCGGTGAGCAGCATCGCCAGCAGAACAACATCGAGCTCATCGCCAGCGAGAACTTCACCAGCAAAGCGGTGATGGCTGCGCAAGGCTCCTGCCTCACCAACAAGTATGCTGAGGGTTACCCCGGCAAGCGCTGGTACGGCGGCTGTGAAGAGGTGGACAAGGTGGAGCAGCTCGCCATTGACCGCGTCTGCAAACTCTTCGGTGCCAAGTATGCCAACGTGCAGCCGCATTCCGGCTCCCAGGCCAATGCCGCCGTTTACTTCAGCGTGCTGCAGCCCGGCGACAAGGTGCTGGGTATGAACCTCGCCCACGGCGGTCACTTGACCCACGGGAATCCGGCCAACTTCTCCGGCCGCTTCTACAACTTCTGCCAGTATGGCGTCCGTCAGGACAATGAGCTCATTGACTATGATGAACTCGCCGAAGTCGCCAAGCGCGAGCAGCCGAAGATGATCACTGCCGGGGCCTCCGCCTACCCGCGCATCATTGATTTCAAAAAGATGAGCGAGATCGCCAAGAGCGTCGGTGCTTACCTCTTCGTGGACATGGCTCACATCGCCGGTCTTGTCGCTGGTGGCCAGCACCCGAACCCGATGGAATACGCGGATTTCGTCACCAGCACCACGCACAAGTCCCTGCGCGGACCTCGCGGTGGTATCGTGCTGACGAACAACGAAGACCTCATCAAAAAGATCAATAGCCAGGTTTTCCCAGGTGTTCAGGGCGGCCCTCTCATGCACGTCATCGCGGCGAAGGCCGTGTGCTTCGGCGAGTGCCTGAAGCCTGAGTTTGTTGAATACACCCAGCAGGTCGTCAAAAACGCCCGCGCCCTCGCTGCTCGTCTGGCGGAGCTCGGCTACCGCATCGTCAGCGGTGGCACGGACAACCATCTCATGCTGGTGGACCTGCGCCCTCGCGGACTGAATGGCAAAGTGGCCAGCGAAACCCTGGACCACGCCGGCATCACGGTGAACAAGAACGGCATCCCGTTTGATACCGAGAAGATCACCCTCGGTGGTGGTATCCGCATTGGCACGCCGGCTGTCACCACCCGTGGCATGAAGGAAGCCGAGATGGTGCAGATCGCCAACTGGATCGACCGCGCATTGACCAACAAGGACAACGCCGAAGTCCTTGCCTCCATCCGCGCCGAGATCGCCAGCGTGAACGAGCGCTTCCCGCTGCCGTAA
- a CDS encoding low molecular weight protein arginine phosphatase, translating to MKNVLFVCTGNTCRSPLAEVLFRDLTKDLADYHVSSAGVGAYSGHPASRSSVALAKEKGLDLSKHKSRAVTVDLVEKATHIFAMSRSHLAAILMNHPEAEDKVYLVSEFTAEDSLRGRDLSDPFGGDLSEYRETLEHLEKMLPSVLAYIEQTWKAEAGRGRTQGD from the coding sequence TTGAAAAACGTCCTCTTCGTCTGCACTGGAAACACCTGCCGCAGCCCTCTGGCTGAGGTGCTGTTCCGTGACCTGACGAAGGACCTAGCCGATTACCACGTCAGCAGTGCCGGTGTCGGTGCCTATTCAGGTCATCCCGCCAGCCGCAGCAGCGTCGCTCTGGCCAAGGAAAAGGGCCTGGACCTTTCGAAGCACAAAAGCCGGGCTGTCACCGTGGATCTGGTGGAAAAGGCCACCCACATCTTTGCCATGAGCCGCAGCCATCTGGCAGCCATCCTCATGAACCACCCGGAGGCGGAGGATAAAGTGTACCTCGTCTCCGAATTCACGGCCGAAGATAGCCTACGTGGCCGTGACCTGAGCGACCCTTTTGGAGGTGATCTTTCCGAGTATCGCGAGACCCTGGAGCATCTGGAAAAGATGCTGCCCAGCGTCCTCGCCTACATCGAGCAAACCTGGAAAGCGGAGGCCGGCCGAGGTCGCACGCAGGGGGATTAG